ATATTGCAGGAATGGTTGAGCAAGGTTTTGATGTAGTAGTTACACATGGAAATGGACCGCAAGTTGGATTTATATTGCGGCGTTCCGAAATTGCACATGACACAACAGGAATGCACCTTGTACCACTAGTAAACTGTGGAGCTGATACACAAGGCGCAATTGGCTATCAAATACAGCAAGCGCTTGACAATGAATTTAAAAGAAGAAATATTGCAAAGAAAGCAGCAACTGTAGTAACGCAGGTCGTCGTGGATAAAAACGATGATGCATTTAAAAACCCGGCAAAGCCAATCGGTACATTTTATACAAAAGAACGGGCAGAAGAGCTGCAGAAAGAACATCCGGACTGGGTAATCGTGAATGATGCAGGAAGAGGTTACAGAAGAGTGGTCCCTTCACCAATGCCTATAGAGATTGTAGAACAAGATGCGATTGAGCTGCTTGTAAAAAATGGTTTTAGCGTTGTCGGTGTAGGTGGTGGCGGTATCCCGGTAGTTTACAACGAAAATGGCGAATTGGAAGGGTCTCCTGCAGTGATCGATAAGGATAATGCGTCAAGTTTGTTGGCAATAAATATTAAAGCAGACATATTCATTATTTCTACTGCCGTAGAAAAAATGTACCTAAACTTTGGTAAAGACGACCAAGTTGCCCTTGATAACATAAGCGTTGCAGATGCAAAAAAGTACATTGCAGAGGGACATTTTGCAAAGGGAAGTATGCTGCCAAAAATTCAAGCAATTGTGCGCTTCCTAGAGGCAGGCGGAAAAGAAGCCATCGTTACAAAACCTGAATTATTAGAAAAGGCGTTGAAAGGTGAAACAGGTACACATATACACCCGTAAGTTGAATCTTTATTGTTTTATAATTGAACAATAATATGTGCTTTGAAAAAAGAGCTTTCTCATTATGAAAGCTCTTTTTAAATTAAAAATGATAATTAAATTTATAAAGAATTGAATTCTTTTATAAATAATAGTATAATTTGAAAACTAACTATTCTTAAATATTTTATGCACAAAAAAAAAGAATATATTATACTTTAAACAATTTTAAAAAGGAGGTGACTCAAAGAAGCAAATATTTGGAAATAACAAACACAAAAAACAAGGAGGAAAGATTATGAAACGCATTAGGTCGTTGGTAGTAATTTTACTGCTTATCGCACTAGTAGGTGTACTTGGAGGTTGCGCGCCAAAAGAGAAAGAACCTGTGGAAGAGGAAACACTCAAGGTGGCATTCATCTATGTAGGGCCAAAAAATGATGGGGGCTGGAGCCAATCACATGATGAAGGAAGATTGTATTTAGAACAACAACTCCCATATGTAGAGACTGCATATGCGGAAAACGTTCCAGAAGGAGCTCCATGTGAAAAGGTTGTAAGAGATTATTGCAATAAAGGTTATAATGTTATCTTCACAACAAGTTTTGGATTTATGGATCCCACACTTAATGTCGCAAAAGATTATCCTGATGTAGTTTTTGAACACTGCTCAGGATTTAAAACAGCAGAGAATATGGGAAATTATTTTGGCAGAATGTACGAACCAGATTATTTAGCAGGACTTGTTGCTGGAATGATGACAAAATCTAATTATATCGGATTTGTTGCTCCATTTTCAATCCCGGAAGTCGTAAGAGAAATTAATACTTTCACAATTGGAGTTAGAGAAGTAAATCCTAATGCAGAAGTACATGTTATCTGGACAAATTCCTGGTTTGATCCAGCACTAGAAGCAAGTGCGGCAGAAACATTCCTTGCAAACGGTGCTGATATTATAGCAAGCGGAGTTGATTCACCCGCAGCACTTCAGGCAGCAGAAAAAGCAGGAAAATATGGAATAGGCTATGACATGGATATGGCTAGCTTTGCACCAGCTGCTGTACTCACCTCGCGTATTTGGCACTGGGGCATCTATTACAAACAAGTGTTGGAAGCCGTTCATAATGGCACATGGACAGCAGGCGAATATTGGGATGGTATGGAAGCAGGTATTGTCGACTTAGCTCCATATGGGCCAATGGTGCCTCAAGAAGTGCAAGACTATGTTGAAAACAGAAAACAGATGATACTAAATGGTGACTATGACCCTTTTATGGGACCAATTTACGACCAGACCGGAACATTGCGAGTAAAAGAAGGGGAAGAACTTTCAGATGGTGAAAAATTAAGTATCCAATGGTTTGTTGATGGAGTTATAGGCACAATACCTGAAGGTGGCTCTTAATTTTTAAAACGAAGTAGTTTATTAAATTTCCCAGGGCAATTGCCCTGGGAAATTTAATATTATGCATGGAGGAACAAATGGATGAAATCATTGTTCAAACCAAGGGTATAACAAAATATTTCCCTGGAGTTCTTGCCAATGACCACATTGACTTTGAACTAAAAAAAGGAGAAATCCATACACTGCTGGGAGAAAATGGCGCAGGCAAAAGTACTTTGATGAATATTTTAGATGGTATTTATCATCCGGATAAAGGCGAAATTTACATCAATGGTAACGAGGTACACATACGAAGTCCATTCGATGCTATGACAAATAGCATTGGGATGATACATCAACATTTTATGCTTGTAGATACACTTACAGTTCTTGAAAATGTAGCATTAGGACTTAAATCTCAGGGTTTCTATATTAGAAAACCGGAAATTGTAAAACAAATAAAACAAATATCCCAAAAATATCATTTTAATATTAACCCACATTCCAAAATATGGCAACTCTCCGTTGGCGAACAACAACGCGTAGAGATTATAAAAACTCTGTTCAGGGGCGCTGTGATATTAATTCTTGATGAGCCCACAGCCGTCCTTACTCCCCAGGAATCAAATGATTTGTTTAAAATACTTAAAGGATTAGTAAAAGAAGGTAAATCAATTATTTTCATCAGTCATAAATTAGATGAAGTAATGGAAATTTCAGACAGGATAACAGTTTTAAAAAAAGGAAAGGTAGTTGGAACAGTAAACAAAAAGGATGTAACTAAAAGTTATCTGGCTAAAATGATGGTGGGAAGAGAGGTACTGTTTAATTTAGAAAGAAAACCATTAAAAAGAAAAGGTGATGTTCTGAAAGTAAAAGAACTTGAAGCATATAATGACAAAGGAATTAAGGCTCTGAAAAAAATAAGTTTTACAGTTGCTGCCGGTGAAATTTTTGGCATCGCAGGTATTTCAGGTAACGGCCAAAAAATACTAGCCCAGGTTATCACCGGGTTAAGGCGAGCTACTAACGGGAAAGTAATCCTAAATGAAAAAGATATAACAAATGCTAGCCCAAAAGCTATTACAAGTAGCGGCGTAAATTATATTCCTCCGGATAGGCTTAAAGTTGGGCTTATTCCAAACCTTAATACAGTAGAAAATGCCATCCTTAGGTCCTACGACAGGGAACCAATTTCAAAAAGAAATTTTATTGATTATGAAAAAGCAACAGGGTACACCAAATCTCTCATTACAAAATTTAATATCACAGTGCCAAGAATAGATGCTCCGGCAAAGCTTCTTTCAGGTGGAAACCTGCAGAAGCTCCTTTTAGCACGAGAAATTGCCGAAAAGCCAAAACTACTTATTGCTGTTCATCCCACGCGAGGGTTAGATGTAGGAGCAACAGAATACATCAGAAAGCAGTTACTCAAGGAACGTGATAATGGTTTAGCAGTGTTGCTAATTTCAGAAGATCTGGATGAAATACTTATGGTGTCAGACAGAATTGGAGTAATATATGAAGGACAAATTATGGATGTTATCAACATCGAAGATGCTGAGAGAAATAAAATTGGATTACTTATGGCTGGAGTAGATTCTGTAAGAAATTAATTATGAAAGGACGTAAAAAATGTTACTGTTTGAAAAACGAGAAAATGTTCCTACTAAATTAAAGGTAGCCATTCCGCTAATATCTGTATTTTTGGGTTTAGTGGCAGGAGGTATTGCAATCCTTTTTACGCGGACTAACCCACTTATAGTATATCAGGCACTGATCAAAGGTGCATTTAGCAGCATCTATACGTTCTCAGAAACACTCGTAGTTGCCATTCCTCTAATCTTAATCTCAGCAGGGTTAATAGTCGCATTCAAAATGAATTTTTGGAATATCGGAGCATACGGCCAATACATTATTGGAGCTATTTTTGGATCATTTTTCGCTCTCACTATGCCTGCTACAATGTCAAGGCCACTGCTCCTTACCATTATGTGCCTTGCTAGCATTTTGGGAGGAGCTCTTTGGGGATTGATACCCGCTACGTTAAAAGCCCTCTGGGAAGTAAATGAAGTTATTTCTACATTGCTTTTAAATTATATCGCACTCTACATATTGAAATATTTGATGTATGGTCCGTGGAGAAATCCGGCAAGTCACGGCTTTCCACTATCAAAACCATTCGCATTAAATGCCCAACTTCCACGGTTATTGGTGCACACAAGAGTTCATCTTGGCCTTATTTTTGGTATTATTGCTGTAATTATTGTCTATATTCTTATTACAAAAACTAAATTTGGATATGAAATACGGGTAGTAGGTGAGAATAAAAGAGCAGCAAGATATGGAGGAATCAACATCACAAAAAACATTTTCATAGCAATGGCTATAAGTGGAGGATTAGCTGGACTTGCTGGTCTGGCACAACTATCCGGCGTTATACATATGCTGCAGATAGAGATTAACCCGGGATATGGGTACACTGCCATCATAGTTGCCTGGCTTGCTTCATTAAACCCAATTATAGCAATGTTTGTATCAGTCATTTTTGGTGGCCTGGAAGCTGGGGGATATCAGATACAAATGGCTATAAGAGTCCCGTTTGGCATTGTAGGTACTATAGAAAGTGCCGTTTTATTTTTCTTATTAGGCGGTGAAATATTAAAGAGATACCGAATAAGACTCAGGGGGAATACATCATGAAATTAACGGCTACCACAATTCTAATAACACTACTCGCCACCACGGTACGTTCTGGCACCATACTTTTGTTCCCCACTATTGGCGAAATATTTGCTGAAAGAACTGGAATACTAAACCTTGGCATAGAAGGAATGATGATTATAGGTGCATTTTTCGGTTTTGTTGTAGCATATACAACAAAAAATCCATACCTTGGATTCGTCGTCGGAATGTTTGCAGGGGGTATTGCAGCACTCATTCATGCCTTTATATCGATAACGCTCAGAGGAAACCAGGTAGTAAGCGGATTGGCTTTAACAATTTTTGGATTAGGTATCACCAGTTTTTATGGTCAGAGATGGATAAATAATAAACTGCCGGAAAGCATTCCTACTGTCGTAATACCCGGACTTTCTAAAATACCATTTATAGGTTCGGTATTTTTTAGGCAAGATTATATTGTATATTTTTCTTATATTCTTGTACTTGCCATGTGGTTTATACTCTACAAAACAAAACCAGGGATACATCTACGAGCAGCCGGGCAAAATGCAAGAGCTGCTGATGCAATGGGAGTAAATGTAAATGCCACTCGTTATTTTTGGACATTCTTTGGTGGGCTCATGGCAGGTGCTGGCGGGGCATACCTGACAGTAGCGTATGCACCTTTCTGGTTAGAGGGAATTACAGCAGGCAGAGGATGGATTGCAGTTGCACTTGTTATCTTTGCCATGTGGAATCCCATTAATGCACTTATTGGTGCATACTTGTTTGGAGGGATAACTGCTTTGCAATTCCAACTTCAAGCATCTGGCACTACAATACCTTCCTCTCTCCTTAGCATGCAGCCATACCTTCTCACTTTTATCATAATTATTATTGCAACACTCATTGTGCATGCCAGGCATCTTGGAGCGCCTAAAGAATTAGGAATACCATACACAAGAGAGGAGAAATAAGCATGAGCTACATTAAAAAATTAAAATGTTTACTATGCGGAGCAGAATACAGCCCTGCAGAGGTAAAATATACCTGTCCCAAATGCGGAGACGAAGGTATTCTTGAGATAATATATGACTACAAAGAGATAAAAAAACATTTTACAAAGGAGTCTCTTGCAGATAGTAGAGATTATTCAATGTGGAGATATTTGCCTCTTTTACCTGTAGATGATCCATCTAAAATTGGACCTCTAAAAGTAGGATGGACGCCTCTTTATTCGGCTAAAAGGATAAGAAAAAATCTTGATATGCAATATCTCTGGATTAAAGATGACGGAAGAAATCCTACCGCGTCTTTAAAAGACAGAGCATCAGCCATTGCTATTGTTAAAGCACAAGAGCTTGGAGAAAAGACTATAACATGCGCTTCCACAGGAAATGCAGCATCATCTCTTGCAGGTGCTTCTGCTTCTGTAGGATTGAAAAATTATATATTTGTGCCCAAAACAGCACCAAAGGCAAAGATTGCTCAGCTACTCGTATTTGGAGCTACTGTGCTTGCAGTGAATGGCACTTACGATGAAGCATTTGAATTATCTATAGAAGCAACAAAAAAGTTTGGCTGGTACAACAGAAATACCGCATTTAATCCATATATGGTAGAGGGCAAAAAGACAGTAGCGCTGGAGATTATCGAACAGATGAATTTTGAGGTTCCTGATTATGTGTTTGTATCAGTCGGTGATGGGTGCATTATATCTGGTGTCGCAAAGGGTTACTCCGACATGTATCACTTAGGTTTTATTAACCACCTTCCGAAGCTTGTCGCAGTGCAAGCCGAAGGATGCCAGCCTCTCGTAGATGCCTTAAATGGTGATGGCGCAGTAAAATTTGTGGAACCTGACACACTGGCAGACAGCATCGCAGTAGGCGTGCCTAGAAATAGAGTAATGGCTATCAGGGATATTGACAACTCAGAGGGATTTGGCATTGCGGTCAGTGACGACGAAATAATTGAAGCCATCAAATACCTTGGCTCAACAGAGGGCATTTTTGCAGAACCTGCCGGATCCACATCATTTGCGGGAGCACTGAAGGCCTTAAAAAATGGCAAGATATCAAAAAATGATAAAGTTGTAATAATTGTCACGGGAAATGGACTTAAAGACGTTGAAAGCGCAATAAAAGCAGGAGGAAAACCTCTTGCAATAAATCCTGATATTGAATCCATAAAAAAAGCTTTAAATAAATGACTTCGGAAGAAAAATTAGAAGTAACACAGCTACTAAAACAGCTTATTAATATAGAAAGCACAAACCCCCCTGGGAATGAGAACAAAATTGCAAATTTCATAAAAAATTATCTTTCGGAAAATAAAATACCAGCAGAACTTGTTTATCTTGCCGAAAATAGAAGCTCAATTGTCGGACGGATTGACGGTACCAGTAAACGCAATATTGCACTCTGTGGACATATAGATACTGTAAGGGTAAATAAAAATAAATGGAGCAAACCACCCTTTAAAGGAATTATAGAAAACGGAAAGATGTACGGACGCGGAGCATCTGACATGAAGGGTGGCATCGCAGCAATTCTTTACGCCGCAATTCTCTTAAAAAGAAGAAATATTATACCAGATAAAACAATTGTTCTTGCGCTCACAGCTGATGAAGAACAAAAATATAGCGGGGCAAAAAAACTCCTTGAAAGGGGCTATTTTGATGAAACTGAATTTCTTATTATTGCAGAACCCACAGATTCTAAAGTATATATAGGCGAAAAAGGAGAACTATGGATAAAAGCAATATTCCATGGAAAAGCTGCGCATGGTTCCACTCCGGAATTAGGAAATAATGCAATAATCGCAGGAAGTAAATTTGTGCTGCATGTACAAGAATTATCTGATAAAACCTTTACAGAACACTCTTATTTTGGCAAAACATCTCTTAATGTTGGGCAATTTAGTGGAGGCATCCAGGTAAACATCGTTCCTGATTACTCTGAAATAATGCTTGATTTTAGAGTAATTTCGCAGGAAAATAAAGAAAAAGCTGTTGCTCTTGTGAATATTGCAGGTAGAAAAGCTGCAGATGAAACAAATATAAAGTTTGAAAGCGAAATATTTAGTTATCATCCTCCTATTTTCTCTGATCCGTCAAATTTTTTCGTAAACAAATTCATTCAAAAAACACAAATTGAACAAAGAGGAATAATAGGTTATTGCACTGATGGTGCCACAATCATACCAAAAAAACAAATACCATTTGTTATTTACGGTCCGGGAGCAATTGCTCTGGCACATCAACCGGATGAATATATCACGCTAAATTCTTTATATGAAGCAGTCGACAATTTCGCTGCATTTTTAATGAAATAATAAAATAAGTTTGTTTTCTGTATGAATTGAATAAAAAATCTTTACTCTATTGGAGAAATACCTACAACTCTTTCTCTGTTAACTAACATAAAATCAACTTTTTGGACTTCCATCGTTCCCTCTACCGATTCAATTTCTGCACCGGTTATTGCTAAAAAAGATCGATCTTTCATAAATTTATTTAATGCATCAGAAAACCTCATGTTTGCCGGAATATTTATTGTCCCTTTTATGATAAACGATTGAGTGAAAATCAAAACATGCATTCTCACGGTATTCAATCCTAATGCCATTTAAGATACCTCCTTTTTTTACTAAAAACTTACGTAACTACTTTAATAAATTTCCCTCTCTCAAAAACTTATATTTTTAAGTTTACAGGCATTAAATAAAAAATAAAGCAGGGTTAACCCTGCTTTATTTTTTATAGCTACTTTTTCTTTGCGTCTTTTTGTTTTCTTTTTACACTAGGCGGCACATAAAATCGCCTCTTCTTCAACTCAGAGTACAATCCTTCTTTAATACATTCTCTTTTGAACCTTCTCAAAAGATCTTCAATAGACTCATTTCCTCTTTTTCTTACGTTTGCCACAATATTACTCCGACTCCCATAGAAGCCCGAACTTCGCCTCCCTTCACCTTTAACTTTTTATTTTATTAGTTTATAGGTTTATTGTTATGTGTCAAGGGTACGAATTGCCTCATCAAAAATCTATACGAAATAGTACGCCCATTCATTGAAATCTATATGAAAATTTTTCTTGACCTAATCTAGAAAAACTGTAAACTTTGCTGGAGGTGGTAAAGATGTTTTATATTTCATTAGATAAGCAAATGACAAAAAACGATATAGCAAAAATTATTGATCATACTCAATTAAAAGCAGAAACTACTTGTAATGATATTATTCGCCTTTGCAATGAAGCAAAAAAATATTCTTTTGGCGCCGTATGTGTAAATTCAGGATATGTTGCTCTTGCAAAAAAACAATTAACAGATACTTCGGTAAAAATTGCATCCGTAGTAGGATTTCCTTTGGGAGCCATGGATAGCGCTGCAAAAGCTTTTGAGGCAGAAAGAGCAATTACATTAGGGGCTAATGAGATAGATATGGTAATGAACATAGGAGAGTTCAAATCTGAAAATTATAAAAAGGTAGAAGAAGATATAAAATATGTTGTAAAAGCCGTAAGTCCCGCCATAGTAAAGGTCATCATAGAAACAGCTTTGCTTACTGCAAAAGAAAAACCAATTGCATGTTCAATAGCAGTGTCAGCGGGAGCCAAATATGTAAAAACATCCACAGGTTTTAGCAAAGGTGGAGCTGCAATTGAAGACATAAAATTAATGCGTATGGTAGTTGGAAAAAATATAGGCGTAAAAGCATCGGGGGGAATTCATAGTTTTGAAACAGCAGTTAAAATGGTCGAGGCTGGTGCTTCCAGAATTGGTGCAAGTAAAAGTGTCGAGATAATAAGTTAATGGGGTACCTCTCGGTTAAAGGTATAACAATATCTGCCTACCCGCATAAAGAAAAGGATAGAGTCGTGATACTTTTTTCCGATGAATTAGGGAAAATTAAAGCAAACATGCGCTCCGTGAGATCCGTTAGCTCCAAGAGATCCGGCCTCTCAGATGAATTTTTATATGAAAAAATTCTCCTTTACCGGAAAAACAACTGGTTTACCGTAACGGATGTAACCCTCATAGATGCATTTGTGGAAGCCAAAAGCAAGATTGATAACTACAAAGTATTTTCATATATAAGAGAGCTCGTTATATTGCTAATGCCTTTTGAACAACCGGACCATAGAATATTTAATTTAATCTTAGATACTCTTAGAATGCTTGAATTAATAGATGCCCCGGATACGATACTGGTTTCTTTTGTTCTGCATTTTTTAAAATACATCGGCTTTCCAGTAAAAATACCCGAAGAAACGAGAGATATCTATTACTTCCTACCGGAGTCAGGAGGATTTAATAATTTTAAAGGCATAGCCGTAGATCAAGAAGTAGTTAAAGAAATTATTTTTCTCTTCGACACGCCCATAAAAAATATTAATCCAGTAGATAATGCAAAAATAATTTTACGATTACTAAACAATTTTATTGCATATCATGCGGATTCAAGTCATTTTATTAAATTCCTTGAAACAATTGAAAAACTCAGTAATATATAATAAATTTTAGCTAGAGGTGATTTATGGATTTTCAAGAAATGATTTTTAAATTAGAAATGTTTTGGAAAAAACAAGAATGCGTACTATTGCTTCCATTTGACGAACAAATAGGAGCAGGGACACTAAGTCCTTACACATACTTAAGAGCGTTAGGGAAAAAACCGTGGGCAACTGTATATTTACAACCTTCCAGAAGACCTGCAGATGGAAGGTACGGAGAAAATCCCAATCGGTTATATATACATCATCAAATGCAAGTCATCATGAAACCCCCACCGAAAGATATCCGGGAAATATATCTCAATAGCCTGAGGTCATTAGGGCTCAAACTTGCTCAACATGAAATTAAATTTATTGAAGATAATTGGGAAACAGCAGTGCTGGGTGCACAGGGCATCGGCTGGGAAATAAGGCTTGATGGACTAGAAATCACACAATTTACGTATTTCCAGCAGGCAGCCGGCATTGATCTTGATCCGGTCTCAGTAGAAATAACATATGGCTTAGAAAGACTTGCAATGTTTATTCAAAAAAAAGACAGTGTGTTTGATATCCAATGGAATGATGATTATACATACGGCGACTTAAGAAAAGACATGGAGCGTGAAGAATGTGTTTATGCCTTTGAAACAAGCAACCCGGACAAACTCTTTAATCTCTTTAATATATATGAAGAAGAGGGGGTAAACAATCTAAAAAAAGGAATTCTTTACCCCGGATATCAATACCTGTTAAAATGTTCCCACATCTTCAATTTGTTAGATGCAAGGGGTGCCATAAGCATATCCGAGAGAGTGCAAATTATTTCACGGATACGAAAAATGGCAAATCTTGCCGCAAACATTGTGCTAAGTAAGGAGGAAAATAATGAAGGATTATCTGCTTGAGATATATGTCGAAGAAATCCCTGCACGCTTCCTAAATAATGCAGTAAAAGATCTTAAAACGATTGCTGAAAGTGAATTAACAAAATACAATCTGCACTACGAAGATATTTCTGCATTCGGCACTCCACGGAGACTTACTGTTTATATTAAAAATTTGGATGAAAACGAATCTGATATAGAAGAAGAAATAAAAGGTCCGCCAACATCCATTGCAATAGGAAAAAACGGAGAACATCTCGTGCCGTTTAAAAAGTTTGCACTTTCAGCGGGTGTTCCCGAAGAAAGCCTTTATATAAAAGAAACTTCGAAAGGCAACTATTTATTCACCAAAAAAATAGTCAAAGGAAGGAAAACAGAGGACATTCTGAAAATATTTTCCCCACGGTTAATCAAATCTTTAAAATTTCCAAAAACAATGCATTGGGATAGTAAAAGTATTAAATTTGTTAGGCCTATTCGTTCTCTTCTTTCACTATTTGGAGAAGACCTGATAAATTTTACTTATGCAGGAGTAGAAACAGAAAACAGCACATATGGCCTCGGAATCAACCAATCAAACAAAATCCAAGTAAAAAACCCGGCTGATTACTTTAAAAAACTTAAAGAGAATTACGTTATTCTTTCATACGATGAAAGAAAAAATAATGTCGAAAAAAATGCATTTGCCCTTGCCAAAAAAATCAATGGGACGCCGCTATATTCACATGATTTTTTAGAGGAAGTAGTAAATCTCACGGAATATCCTACGCCCTTCCTTGCAACGATTGAGAAGGAAGAATTTTCAATACCGCAATGTATTTCTATACGCGTCATAGAAGACCACATGAAATCTTTCCCTTGCGTAGATAAAAACGGAAAGCTTCTTCCATACTTTATTGGAGTAAGAAATGGTTGTTCTGATTTCATTGAAATTGTCAAAGAAGGATACGAAAAAGTAATTAAAGCAAGAATGCTTGACGGAAAATTCTTTTTTGAGGAAGATAAAAAAATCTCCTTGCCAACCCTTGTTAATAAACTTTCAGAAGTTGTTTTTTTGAAAGAGTTGGGCACAATGAAAGACAAAACTGACCGATTAACAATACTTTCGGATTTCATTTCCACAAAAATCGGATTAAATAATAACCAGAACAAAGCATTGAAACGAAGTGCGTACCTATCTAAAGCAGATCTTTTAACAAATGTCGTCAGAGAATTTCCTGATTTGCAGGGAGAAATAGGAGGAATATATGCCGAGTTACAAGGCGAAGAAACAGAAGTATATGAAGCAATAAAAGACCAGTATCTTCCACGCTTTGCCGATGACAAATTTCCAAAAACATTAATAGGCACTTGCCTTTCTCTTATCGACAAAATAGACACGTTGACAGGTGGCTTCGTCATAGGCATTGCCGTTTCTGGCTCTAAAGACCCATACGGGCTCAGAAGGGTTGGCAACAGCGTAGTACAGTTACTCTTTTCTATTGATATGGAATCTTTCCCTTTGAAAGAACTCGTGCAAGTATCAATTGGCTTACACAAACCAAAAAAAGAAATAGAATCCGAAAAAATATCAAAAAATATTGATTCTTTTTTAAATGAAAGGGTCAAAGGAATATTAAAAGAAAAAAATATCAGATATGATATAATAAATGCCGTTACGGCGCTACCACTTGACCTAATCACTACATACAAAAAAAGGGCAGAGATATTAATGAATCATATAAACGACGAAGAACTTGCATCTATAGTGCTAACAAACAAGCGAGTAAACAATATCCTGTTAAACACAAATATCTTTTCAAAAACCATAGACAAAAAATTTCTTTTTGAGAAAGAAGAAGAAGGTCTCTTTGACACAATTCAACATACCAAAACAAAAGTTGAAAATGGACTTAAACAAATGAATTATG
The genomic region above belongs to Caldisericota bacterium and contains:
- the arcC gene encoding carbamate kinase; translated protein: IAGMVEQGFDVVVTHGNGPQVGFILRRSEIAHDTTGMHLVPLVNCGADTQGAIGYQIQQALDNEFKRRNIAKKAATVVTQVVVDKNDDAFKNPAKPIGTFYTKERAEELQKEHPDWVIVNDAGRGYRRVVPSPMPIEIVEQDAIELLVKNGFSVVGVGGGGIPVVYNENGELEGSPAVIDKDNASSLLAINIKADIFIISTAVEKMYLNFGKDDQVALDNISVADAKKYIAEGHFAKGSMLPKIQAIVRFLEAGGKEAIVTKPELLEKALKGETGTHIHP
- a CDS encoding BMP family ABC transporter substrate-binding protein, which produces MKRIRSLVVILLLIALVGVLGGCAPKEKEPVEEETLKVAFIYVGPKNDGGWSQSHDEGRLYLEQQLPYVETAYAENVPEGAPCEKVVRDYCNKGYNVIFTTSFGFMDPTLNVAKDYPDVVFEHCSGFKTAENMGNYFGRMYEPDYLAGLVAGMMTKSNYIGFVAPFSIPEVVREINTFTIGVREVNPNAEVHVIWTNSWFDPALEASAAETFLANGADIIASGVDSPAALQAAEKAGKYGIGYDMDMASFAPAAVLTSRIWHWGIYYKQVLEAVHNGTWTAGEYWDGMEAGIVDLAPYGPMVPQEVQDYVENRKQMILNGDYDPFMGPIYDQTGTLRVKEGEELSDGEKLSIQWFVDGVIGTIPEGGS
- a CDS encoding ABC transporter ATP-binding protein; its protein translation is MDEIIVQTKGITKYFPGVLANDHIDFELKKGEIHTLLGENGAGKSTLMNILDGIYHPDKGEIYINGNEVHIRSPFDAMTNSIGMIHQHFMLVDTLTVLENVALGLKSQGFYIRKPEIVKQIKQISQKYHFNINPHSKIWQLSVGEQQRVEIIKTLFRGAVILILDEPTAVLTPQESNDLFKILKGLVKEGKSIIFISHKLDEVMEISDRITVLKKGKVVGTVNKKDVTKSYLAKMMVGREVLFNLERKPLKRKGDVLKVKELEAYNDKGIKALKKISFTVAAGEIFGIAGISGNGQKILAQVITGLRRATNGKVILNEKDITNASPKAITSSGVNYIPPDRLKVGLIPNLNTVENAILRSYDREPISKRNFIDYEKATGYTKSLITKFNITVPRIDAPAKLLSGGNLQKLLLAREIAEKPKLLIAVHPTRGLDVGATEYIRKQLLKERDNGLAVLLISEDLDEILMVSDRIGVIYEGQIMDVINIEDAERNKIGLLMAGVDSVRN
- a CDS encoding ABC transporter permease; the protein is MLLFEKRENVPTKLKVAIPLISVFLGLVAGGIAILFTRTNPLIVYQALIKGAFSSIYTFSETLVVAIPLILISAGLIVAFKMNFWNIGAYGQYIIGAIFGSFFALTMPATMSRPLLLTIMCLASILGGALWGLIPATLKALWEVNEVISTLLLNYIALYILKYLMYGPWRNPASHGFPLSKPFALNAQLPRLLVHTRVHLGLIFGIIAVIIVYILITKTKFGYEIRVVGENKRAARYGGINITKNIFIAMAISGGLAGLAGLAQLSGVIHMLQIEINPGYGYTAIIVAWLASLNPIIAMFVSVIFGGLEAGGYQIQMAIRVPFGIVGTIESAVLFFLLGGEILKRYRIRLRGNTS
- a CDS encoding ABC transporter permease; this translates as MKLTATTILITLLATTVRSGTILLFPTIGEIFAERTGILNLGIEGMMIIGAFFGFVVAYTTKNPYLGFVVGMFAGGIAALIHAFISITLRGNQVVSGLALTIFGLGITSFYGQRWINNKLPESIPTVVIPGLSKIPFIGSVFFRQDYIVYFSYILVLAMWFILYKTKPGIHLRAAGQNARAADAMGVNVNATRYFWTFFGGLMAGAGGAYLTVAYAPFWLEGITAGRGWIAVALVIFAMWNPINALIGAYLFGGITALQFQLQASGTTIPSSLLSMQPYLLTFIIIIIATLIVHARHLGAPKELGIPYTREEK
- a CDS encoding threonine synthase — translated: MSYIKKLKCLLCGAEYSPAEVKYTCPKCGDEGILEIIYDYKEIKKHFTKESLADSRDYSMWRYLPLLPVDDPSKIGPLKVGWTPLYSAKRIRKNLDMQYLWIKDDGRNPTASLKDRASAIAIVKAQELGEKTITCASTGNAASSLAGASASVGLKNYIFVPKTAPKAKIAQLLVFGATVLAVNGTYDEAFELSIEATKKFGWYNRNTAFNPYMVEGKKTVALEIIEQMNFEVPDYVFVSVGDGCIISGVAKGYSDMYHLGFINHLPKLVAVQAEGCQPLVDALNGDGAVKFVEPDTLADSIAVGVPRNRVMAIRDIDNSEGFGIAVSDDEIIEAIKYLGSTEGIFAEPAGSTSFAGALKALKNGKISKNDKVVIIVTGNGLKDVESAIKAGGKPLAINPDIESIKKALNK